One region of Cheilinus undulatus linkage group 4, ASM1832078v1, whole genome shotgun sequence genomic DNA includes:
- the LOC121508408 gene encoding B-cell receptor CD22-like — protein MKTAARNLTTTKRGFVSFLLSFTVVQAQSDWRVTSSSSQICAVEGSTVDIPCSYTYPFRGNEHDTVVWRSFWFVKMNGNDPLDLRNHPDYRGRVEYHFHDNSCTLRITNVRQSDSAEYRFMFMTNQPEGGVTDSPGATLSVTDLQVQVSDGKWVGPDRSAVLTCHGSCGPTAPLSYIWYKNGEKIQEEASSFSGSFNPRHSFACALKGYEDFPSSSVCVYYQTCYRVTYIVRNICAPKGSSVNILCTYTSYENLQSKFWFSPDRSHQWKSGTEPEDLSKDPQYAGRVQISDTLNEQSSLRISELRESDSAQYHFKFKTAGLEWGNSFAGTTLTVTALQVKVISVTVHQDYTEAELRCHSSCSPAGGISYTWLKNGQKIPNAENSFHRDRLYPGDFMSCASKGLENYASPSVYALKTPSVWVSPVDEITEGSSVTLTCSSDANRAAKYTWYRKNQTLSSEGAQLVFSSIQSSDSAEYQCAAENQLGRRESKPVFIHVQCEWNENNVQQNRNVMFQHKSEHPCYMNI, from the exons ATGAAAACAGCAGCGAGGAATTTAACTACAACAAAGAGAGGATTTGTctccttccttctctcttttACAG TGGTACAGGCTCAGAGTGACTGGAGAgtgacttcctcttcctctcagaTCTGTGCTGTGGAAGGATCAACAGTGGACATACCATGTTCTTACACATATCCATTCAGAGGGAATGAGCATGACACCGTAGTTTGGAGATCTTTCTGGTTTGTGAAAATGAATGGAAACGACCCTTTGGATCTGAGAAACCACCCAGATTACAGAGGTCGTGTGGAGTATCACTTTCATGATAACAGCTGCACCCTGAGGATCACCAACGTCAGACAGAGCGACTCAGCTGAGTACAGATTCATGTTCATGACAAACCAACCAGAGGGAGGAGTTACTGATTCACCTGGAGCCACTCTGTCAGTCACAG ATCTACAGGTGCAGGTGAGCGATGGAAAATGGGTCGGGCCTGATCGCTCTGCAGTGCTGACGTGCCATGGCAGCTGCGGACCCACTGCTCCTCTTTCTTACATCTGGTACAAAAACGGAGAGAAAATTCAGGAGGAAGCATCTTCTTTCTCAGGAAGCTTTAACCCCAGACACAGTTTTGCCTGTGCTTTAAAAGGATATGAGGATTTCCCCTCATCTTCAGTCT GTGTCTATTATCAAACCTGCTACAGAGTGACATACATTGTCAGAAACATCTGTGCACCTAAAGGCTCATCAGTGAACATTTTATGCACCTACACCAGCTATGAGAACCTTCAATCGAAGTTTTGGTTCAGTCCTGATCGTAGTCATCAGTGGAAGAGTGGCACAGAGCCTGAAGACCTCAGTAAAGACCCCCAGTATGCAGGTCGTGTCCAGATCTCTGACACCTTGAATGAACAGTCCTCTCTGAGAATCTCTGAGCTGAGAGAGAGCGACTCTGCTCAGTATCACTTCAAGTTTAAAACAGCAGGCCTTGAATGGGGGAACAGCTTTGCTGGTACAACTCTGACTGTCACAG CTCTCCAGGTGAAGGTGATCAGTGTAACAGTCCACCAGGATTATACTGAGGCAGAGCTGAGGTGTCACAGCAGCTGTAGTCCTGCTGGTGGGATTTCTTATACCTGGTTGAAGAACGGACAGAAAATCCCAAATGCTGAAAACTCTTTTCATAGAGATCGGCTTTATCCAGGAGATTTTATGTCTTGTGCTTCAAAAGGACTTGAAAACTACGCCTCACCCTCTGTGT ATGCTCTGAAGACTCCCTCTGTGTGGGTGAGTCCTGTGGATGAAATAACAGAGGGCAGTTCAGTGACTCTGAcctgtagcagtgatgctaacagAGCAGCTAAATACACCTGGTACAGGAAGAACCAAACCCTGTCCAGTGAGGGAGCACAGCTTGTCTTCAGCTCCATCCAGTCCTCTGACTCTGCAGAGTATCAGTGTgcagctgagaaccagctggGGAGGAGAGAATCTAAACCCGTCTTTATCCATGTCCAATGTGAGTGGAATGAGAACAACGTACAACAAAATAGAAATGTAATGTTTCAACACAAGAGTGAGCATCCATGTTACatgaatatataa